A segment of the Streptomyces sp. L2 genome:
CCGCGTCCGCTCGCCTCACCTCACGCTCGACGACGCGGCGGCCGTCTGCCGCGACACCGCCGCGCTGGTGCCGGAACTGCCCCGACTCGACGTCTTCCGGTCCGCCGTCGCCGTCGAATCGGCCGGGCCGTCCTCTTCCGTCGCTGCCGTGCCCACCGCTCGCCCGGTGACCGAGTAACGGCGCGCCTTCTCTCCACGGCCGGCGTGACCGCCTCGCGCCACGTCCCTACCCCTCCCATGCCTGAAACCGGAAGGAAAGCCCATGTCACGCCCCACCATTTCCGAGGTCAACGCGTTCCTCGCCGATCTGCAGACGTTCCGCGAGACCGGCGCCGGCCCCGCTGAGTACGCCGCGCTCATGGAGCGGAAGGCGGAGCTGCTGCAGCGCATTGCCGCCCACACATCCGGCGACGCCGACGCCGCCGAGGTGGCCCGCCTCGCCCGCGAGCGTGCCGACGCGCTCAAGTCCGCCCACTGATCGCACGAAAGGGAGCCCTGGCTGATGCGTGCCCACCTGGTCCGCGTGGACGCCGTGATCGTCCAGGCCGTCATCGCGGGTGCCCTGTCCTTCTCCCACCTGCACGACCTCGCCTCGGCGGCCGGACAGGGCGGCTGGAAGGCGTGGGCCTACCCCGTCAGCGTCGACCTGCTGCTGGTCGCCGCATGGCGCCGGATGCGCCAGTTGCAGCGAGCGGAGCAGGCGTCCGGGGGTCCGCGACTGTGGTTCCTGGTGGCCCTGGCCGCGTCGCTTGGCGCCAACGTCGCCACCGCCGGGCTTCTCGACCTCGACAACGTTCCCGCCTCACTCCGCGTCGTGGTCGCGGGCTGGCCCGCCGTCGCCTTCTTCGGCGGCACGCTCCTGGCCCACACCCCGCACAGTCAGGAAGCACCGGCGCCCCCGGCCTCGGACACGGAAGCGGGCACGAAGCCGGACCCGGTCGCCGTCGACGCACCCGACGGGGACGCGCTCCCGGCACCGTCCCCCGACCCCGAAACCGCCCCCGAGATCGCCGCCGACCCGGTCACCGCCCCGGCGCCCGTCCCCGCCGTCGCCCTGCCGCCCGCCCTCGTCGACCGCGTCCGGGCCCTGGCCGACGAACACCGCTCGACCACCGGCAGCCCCGCCGACCCCGACGCCGTACGCGCCCGGCTCGGCCTGCCTCCGTCCATGACCGCATCCGTCGCCGCTCACCTCTGAGAGGTGCACCGCCATGCACCGCCGCTTCCGCAACCTCCGCCGCATCGGCCCCGTGAACGTCGCCTCCTACCTCGACCGCGGCAAGCACCGCCACCTGGCCGCCTGCACCGCACCCCGTTGCGACTTCTCCGCCGAGTACGACTCCCGTGCCGCTGCCGAACTGGCCGCCCGTACCCACCGCTGCTCCGCCTGACAGGAGACCACCGCAATGAACGTCCCGCTCTGGCTCGCCCTGCTCTGCATCGGGGTCCTGGGAGTCAAGCTCATCCGCCCGCCCTGGTGGCTCATCGCCGTACTGCTCCTCGGCGGCTACCTCCTCGCCGACAGCCTGCTCGCTCCCGTCATCAACCCCCTCATCAAGTAACCCAGGAAGGAGACCCGCCCATGTTCCGGCCGAAGATCCCGACCATGCCCCAGCCGACTGGTCTGGTCACACCGCCCGCCGTCGTCCAGCCGACCACTGTCACCCCCTTCGCTCCGACTCCGCCGGCTCCTGCGGCTCCGGCTCCGTCTCGTCCGGCCGTCCAGCTCACCCCCGGCACCGCGCTCGCCCTCGTCGGCGGCGGCACCGCCGTGGTCCTGGCCGTCGGCGCCGTCCTGGTCTCCATGCTCCTGGCCGTCGCTGTCACCGCTACCTCCGTGAGTGTGTGCGCCGTCGTCGTCCGCTCCCTTCTCACCCGCCGCTGACTCCTCGCCTCCCCGCCGCCCGGCCTGCCCGCACTGTCTAGCCCCCTTGACGGGTGGGCCGGACGGCCCGAACTTCCGCACCTGTAAGGAGGAATCCGCACATGCACGCCCCGGCTCCCCTTGGAGCCATCCGCCACCTGACGGCCCTCGCCCGGTACAGCGACCTCAGCGACTACGCCCGGCAGATCCAGCGCCTGGGCGGCTGCGCGCAACCGGTACGGATGGAAGGCCACCGCCTCGACGTCCACGCAGCAACGGGTGAGATCGTCCGGGAGGTCGTCGACTCCGATCTTCCGGCCGGACAGCTCCTCATCCGCTGCAACAACCGCCGGGCCACCCGGTGCGCCGCCTGCGCCGAGGTCTACCGCAAAGACACCTTCCACCTGGTCACGGCCGGACTGAGCGGCGGCAAGGGCATCGGCCCCGCCGTCGCCGGGCACCCGCGCGTCTTCGCCACCTTCACCGCCCCCTCCTTCGGCCCCGTCCACAACCGGCCCTCCGGCGGGCGGTGCCGCTGCGGGAACTCCCACCCGGACGACGACCCCGCCTTCGGCACGCCGCTCCACCCGGACCGCTACGACTACCGCGCGGCTGTCCTGTGGAACGCGCACGCCGGCGCCCTCTGGGCCCGGTTCACCACTTACCTGCGCCAGCAGCTCGCCTCCCGGGCGGGCATCAGCCGATCCGCGCTGCGTGGCTGCCTCAAGGTCTCGTACGCCAAGGTCGCCGAGTACCAGCGGCGCGGCGCTGTCCACTTCCACGCCGTGATCCGCCTCGACGGCCCGGACGGCGCCGAGGACGCACCACCGGCCTGGGGCACGACAGAACTCCTCATCGACGCGATCCGCTCGGCGGCACGCCTCGCCGAGACCCCCGGCCCCGTCCTCGACGGCCGCCCGTACGCCTTCCGCTTCGGCGAACAGCTCGACATCCGCCCCATCCGCTCCGCCGACTTCGCGGGCACCTCAGAACTCTCCAGCCGGGCTGTAGCCGCCTACATCGCCAAGTACGCCACCAAGGGCGCCGAAACCGCTGGCACCCTCGACCGCCCCGTCCGCAACCCAATCACCGACCTGATCGGCTCCGGCGTCACTGACCACGCCCGGCAACTGATCCTCACCTGCTGGCACCTCGGCGCGCTCCCCGAACTCGAGGAACTGCGCCTGCGGAAGTGGGCCCACATGCTCGGCTTCCGCGGCCACTTCTCCACCAAGTCCCGCGCCTACTCCGTCACCCTCGGCGCCCTCAGCCAGGAACGCGCCGACCACAACGAAGCCCTCGCCCGCGAACGCGCGGCCGAAGCAGGCCACCCCCTGCCCGACCCGGACACCGTCCTCGTCCTCTCGCACTGGCGCTTCGCCGGAACGGGCTGGACGGACGCGGAACGCTTCATCGCCCACGGTGCCCCGTCACCCGACACCGTCCGGCCTTCCGCCCCTTCCGCCGTTCCTGTCCTCGACTCGATGGGAGACCTGACCTGATGACCACGCTGACAGCGGTTCGCCCGGCGGTCCTCGACGAGAACTTCACCGATCCCGCCTTGGTGCTGCTGACCGTCGAAGAGGCCGCGCGACGGCTCCGGATCGGTCGTACGACGTGCTTCCGGCTCGTCATGTCCGGCGAGATCGAGTCCGTGACCGTGGGACGGCTGCGGCGGGTTCCGGTCGACGCCCTCTGTGCGTACGTGGCGAAGCTGCGGCGCTCGGCCGCCGTCGCGTAAGGGGAGACGACGTGGCAGAGCAGAAGCGCACGCGCCAGCCCAACGGGGCCTCCTCGATCTACCTCGGCAACGACGGCAAGTGGCACGGCCGGGTGACGGTCGGCGTTCGCGACGACGGCAAGCCCGACCGCCGTCACATCGAGCGCAAGACCAAGGCTGAGGTGACCAGAGCCGTCCGCGAGATGGAGCGGGCGCGGGATGAGAAGAAGCTCAGGAAGGTCGGGCAGAGCTGGACTGTCAAGGCTTGGCTGGAGCACTGGGTCGAGAACATCGCCAAGCCGTACGTCTCCGAGAACACGTACGACGGGTACGAGGTCGACGTGCGCGTACACCTGGTGCCCGGCCTCGGTGCCCACAAGCTCGACCGCCTGGAGCCCGAGCACCTGGAGCGCTTCTACCGGAAGATGCAGGAGTCCGGGAGCTCCGCCGGCACCGCCCACCACGTCCACCGGACGATCCGGGTCGCCCTCGGTGAGGCGGTTCGGCGCGGACACGTCCCCACCAATGCGGCGGAGATCGCCAAGGCACCCCGGCTCGAAGAGGAGGACATCGAGCCGTACACGATCGAAGAGGTTCAGAGCCTGCTGGTCGAGGCTGCCAAGCTCCGGAACAGTGCGCGGTGGGTCGTCGCCCTTGCTCTCGGTCTGCGCCAAGGGGAAGCGCTCGGGCTGCATTGGGAGGACGTCGACCTCGACGCGGGATACGTCCGCATCCGCAAGAACCGGCTGCGTCCCAAGTACGCGCACGGCTGCGGTGCCGACCCGTGCGGGCGGAAGGCGGGCTACTGTCCCAAGCGGGAGCAGACCCGGCGTGAGCACAAGTCCACCAAGTCCCGGGCCGGACGGCGCACCATCGGCCTGCCCGATCCTCTGATCAAGATCCTGCGTCAGCACTGGGAAGCCCAGGAGCGGGAGCGGATCGCGGCCGGCGCCGACTGGGAGGGCAAGGGGTACGTCTTCGCCTCGCCGACAGGCGGGCCACTGAGTCCGAACACCGACTTCCACGTCTGGAAGCGCCTGCTTCGGGACGCCGGTGTCCGGGACGGCCGTCTGCACGACGCCCGCCACACCGCTGCGACGGTCCTCCTGATCCTGGGTGTCCCGGACGTCGTGATCGACTCGATCATGGGTTGGGAGCCCGGGGGAGCGGCCCGGATGCGGGCGCGGTACATGCATGTGACGGGAGTCATGCTCCGCAAGGTCGCCCAGCAGGTCGGTGACGCGCTCTGGACGCCTCCCGGCTCCGAGGAAAATTGCAACTGAGACGGAAACTGAGACGGACAACGTCGAAGGGCCCCACTGCGAACAGTGGGGCCCTTCGACATCGTGCCCGGTGAGGCACTGGCGGAGGATACGAGATTCGAACTCGTGAGGGGTTGCCCCCAACACGCTTTCCAAGCGTGCGCCCTAGGCCTCTAGGCGAATCCTCCGCCGGAAACATTACATGACCGAGGGGAGTGCTCGCGAACTCGTTCCCGCAGGCCCGGATCGGGTACTGTGGGCGCAGCCCCTCACGCGGCGCTATCTGACTGAACTCCCCCAGGGCCGGAAGGCAGCAAGGGTAGGTTGGCTCTGGCGGGTGCGTGGGGGGCGCTTGCGTTCGAGGGCATCGCCGACGGAGGCGGCCGGGGGCGTGCCGGGGTGGTCGGTCACGGGTGGGCTTCCGCGGGCCGGGTTGTCAGTGGGCGCCTATAACCTCGTAAGCGTGTCGTCTCTCGCGCTGTACCGCCGCTATCGCCCGGAGACCTTCGCGGAGGTCATCGGGCAGGAGCATGTCACCGACCCGCTGCAGCAGGCGCTGCGGAACAACCGGGTCAATCACGCGTACCTGTTCAGTGGTCCGCGCGGCTGCGGCAAGACGACCAGTGCCCGCATCCTGGCCCGCTGCCTGAACTGCGAGCAGGGGCCGACGCCGACGCCCTGCGGCGAGTGCCAGTCGTGCCGCGACCTCGCGCGCAACGGGCCGGGTTCCATCGACGTCATCGAGATCGACGCCGCGTCGCACGGAGGCGTGGACGACGCCCGTGACCTGCGCGAGAAGGCGTTCTTCGGGCCCGCCGGCAGCCGGTACAAGATCTACATCATCGACGAGGCCCACATGGTCACGTCGGCCGGCTTCAACGCCCTGCTCAAGGTCGTCGAGGAGCCGCCCGAGCACCTCAAGTTCATCTTCGCGACCACCGAACCCGAGAAGGTCATCGGGACCATCCGGTCGCGCACCCACCACTACCCCTTCCGCCTCGTCCCGCCCGGCACGCTCCGCGACTACCTCGCCGAGGTCTGCGGCCGGGAGGAGATCCCGGTCGAGGACGGCGTGCTGCCGCTCGTCGTGCGGGCCGGCGCCGGATCCGTGCGTGACTCCATGTCCGTCATGGACCAGTTGCTCGCGGGCGCCGGAGCGGAGGGTGTGACGTATGCCATGGCCACCTCCCTCCTCGGGTACACCGACGGCTCGCTCCTCGACTCCGTCGTCGAGTCCTTCGCCACCGGTGACGGAGCGGCCGCCTTCGAAGTCGTCGACCGGATCATCGAGGGCGGCAACGACCCCCGCCGCTTCGTCGCCGACCTGCTGGAGCGGCTGCGGGACCTGGTGATCCTCGCCGCGGTGCCGGACGCGGCCGACAAGGGACTCATCGACGCCCCCGCCGACGTCGTCGAGCGCATGCAGGCCCAGGCCGGCACCTTCGGCCCCGCCGAGCTGAGCCGCGCCGCCGACGTCGTCAACGACGGCCTCACCGAGATGCGCGGCGCCACCTCGCCCCGCCTCCAGCTCGAACTCATCTGCGCCCGCGTGCTGCTCCCCGCCGCCTACGGCGACGAGCGCTCCGTCATGGCCCGCCTCGACCGGCTCGAACGCGGCGTCAGCTTCTCGGCCGGCGGCGGCGCGCCCGCCATGGGGTACGTCCCCGGTCCCGACGCCCACCCTTACGCGAGCGGCTCCGACGCGTCGGCGGTCCAGGTCCCGCCGGGCGGCGGACCTGCGGCGGCGCGCGCGGCCGTACGCGCGTCGGGCGGGCCTGCGGGAGCTGCCGGGGCAGGTGCAGGTGCAGGTGCAGGTGTCGGGGCCGGTGCGGGCCCAGCGCCCGCCCCCGCGCCGGTCGCCGCCACGCCGGAAGCCCCTGCGGGCTTCGTCGCGACTACGGCCCCTGCCGCGCCCGTTCCTTCCGCGGCGCCCCCGGCCCAGGCGCCCGCCCCTGCCCCGGCCGCTGCCCCCGAGGCCCCGGCCCCCGCGGGTCCCGGCGCCTGGCCCGCGGCCGCCCCGGCCGGTGGCGGCCGACGGCCCGGCGGCTGGCCCACGCCGGCCGCGGCCGGTTCGCAGCCGGGTCAGGACACCGCCCAGCGGCCTCAGCAACAGCGGCAACCGCAACCACAAACGCAACAGCCGCAGCCGCAGCCCCAGCAGCAGGCACCGGCGCCCTCGGCGCCCGCCCCGGCCGGCGGGCTCGACCCCCGCATGCTCTGGCCGAACATCCTGGAGGCCGTCAAGAACCGCCGTCGGTTCACCTGGATCCTGCTCAGCCAGAACGCCCAGGTGACCGGCTTCGACGGCACCACACTCCAGCTCGGCTTCGTCAACGCCGGAGCCCGGGACAACTTCGCCAGCACCGGCAGCGAGGACGTGCTGCGGCAGGCGCTGGCCGAGCAGTTCAGCGTGCAGTGGAAGATCGAGGCGGTCATCGACCCCTCGGGCGGCTCCGCACCCCCGCCGCCCGGCGGCTCACCGGGCTACGGCGGCGGGGGCGCGGGCGGAGGCTATGGGAACGCCGGTCCCAGTGGTGGCTACGGCGGCTCCCCGGCCCCTCGCCCGGCAGCGCCGGCACCCCAGCCGGCCGCCCCCTCGCCCGCCCCCGCCCCCCAGGCCGGCGGCACCGGCTCCGCGGCCCCGGCCCCCTCGCCCGCCCCACGCCCCGCCCCCGCCCCGGTCGCCCCGGAGGACGACGTCCCCGAGGACGACGACCCGGACCTGGACGAGTCGGCCCTCTCCGGCCACGAACTGATCGTCCGCGAACTGGGCGCGACGGTGGTCGAGGAATTCACCAACGAGTAACCCGCCCGTCCCGACCCCGCCCGTCCCGATCCCGCCCGTCCCGATCCCGCCCGTCCCGACCCCGGCCGTCCCGACCCCGGCCGTCCCGGTCCCGGGCCGTTCCGACCCCGGGCCGTTCCGACCCCGGGCCGTTCCGACCCCGGGCCGTTCCGACCCCGGGCCGTTCCGACCCCGGGCCGTTCCGACCCCGGGCCGTTCCGACCCCGGCCGTTCCGGTCCCGGCCGTCCCGGTCCCGGGCCGTCCCCACCCCGGGCCGTTCCGACCCCGGCCGCCCGTCCATGCGCACCGCGACGCGGGGCTCCGGTCTGCGGCCCGTCCCGGGGCTCGGCGCGCGCTCTCGCCGACCGCGGGTGTCTTCGCCGGCTGCCCGGCATCGCGTAGCCCGGCGTGCCGGCGTCGGCAAGCGGCATCCGCCCCGGCCCCCAAGTCCCGCTCCGGCCCGTAACTCCCGCTCCGGTCCGTAACTCCCGCCCCGGCCCGTAACTCCCCTCCCGGGCCGGGGCTCCTGCCGCAGGTCGCTGCACCTGCGGCAGGAGCACAACCGCACGGGGGCCGCCCCACCCGCCATGCGCCGCGCACCCGTCTCCGGTGCGGGACTCCGGTGTGCGACCCGTCCCGTCCCGTAGTCCGGTACGGGCTCTCGTCGGAGGTGGCCGGAGGGGGCCCGCACGTCTCGCGGACGCCCCGGCGGACCCACCCGCATGCGGTGGCTCTCGTAGGAACGCACAGCCTGACCGGGGCCCAGGGTTCGGTGGGGTTGCCAGTAGGGTGAGGCGTGTGAAGGTCCTCGTCATCGGTACCGGCGCCCGCGAACACGCCCTCTGCCGCTCCCTGTCCCTCGACCCCGACGTCACCGCGCTGCACTGCGCCCCCGGCAACGCCGGCATCGCCGAGGTCGCCGAGCTGCACCGGGTCGACCCGCTCGACGGCGCCGCCGTGGCCGCGCTGGCCACCGGTCTCGGTGCCGAACTCGTCGTCGTAGGCCCGGAGGCGCCGTTGGTCGCCGGGGTGGCCGACGCCGTCCGCGAGGCGGGCATCCCCGTGTTCGGCCCCTCCAAGGAGGCCGCGCAGCTGGAGGGGTCCAAGGCCTTCGCCAAGGACGTCATGGCGGCGGCCGGCGTGCCGACCGCGCGGTCCTACGTGTGCACCACGGAAGCCGAGGCCGCCGAAGCCCTCGCCGCCTTCGGCGCGCCCTACGTCGTCAAGGACGACGGGCTGGCCGCCGGCAAGGGCGTCGTCGTCACCGACGACATCGACGCCGCCCAGGCGCACGCGGTCGGCTGCGACCGCGTCGTCATCGAGGAGTTCCTCGACGGCCCCGAGGTCTCCCTGTTCGCGATCACCGACGGCGAGACGGTCGTACCGCTCCAGCCCGCACAGGACTTCAAGCGCGCCCTGGACGGCGACGAGGGCCCCAACACCGGCGGCATGGGCGCGTACTCGCCGCTGCCCTGGGCCGACCCGAAGCTGGTCGACGAGGTGCTGCAGACCGTCCTGCAGCCGACCGTGGACGAGCTGCGGCGGCGCGGCACCCCCTTCTCCGGCCTCCTCTACGCCGGCCTCGCGATCACCTCGCGCGGTGTCCGGGTCATCGAGTTCAACGCCCGCTTCGGCGACCCGGAGACCCAGGTCGTGCTGGCCCGCCTGCGGACCCCGCTGGCCGGTGTCCTGCTCGCCGCGGCGAACGGCACCCTCGCCGACCTGGAGCCGCTGCGCTGGAGCGAGGACGCGGCCGTCACCGTGGTCGTCGCCTCGCACAACTACCCCGGCACCCCCCGCACCGGCGACCCGATCACCGGTCTCGCCGAGGTGGCCGCCGAGGACGCCCCGCACGCCTACGTCCTGCACGCCGGGACCCGGCAGGACGGCGACGCGGTCGTCAGCGCGGGCGGCCGGGTGCTGTCCGTCACGGCCGTCGGGGAGGACCTCGGCGCGGCCCGCGAGCGTGCCTACCGGGCGGTGGCCCGCATCGGCCTCGACGGCTCCCAGCACCGTACGGACATCGCCGCGAAGGCGGCCGGAGCGGCCGGAGCCCGCTGAGCCCCGCACCGTCTCCTCCTCAGGCCCCGGACGAAAATCCGGGGCCTGATCTTTGCTGTCCGTCATCCACCTCTAACCAAAGCCATTCCATCGAGTGAGCAATCGGCCATCCGGCTGACGGGGGACCGGGCCCCAACTATGGTGCGGCGCAAGCGGTCCGGCACTTGGCCCACCGGCATTGCGATGTCAGTGGCGGGTGCCACAGTGGGGGAGTGAGC
Coding sequences within it:
- a CDS encoding replication initiator codes for the protein MHAPAPLGAIRHLTALARYSDLSDYARQIQRLGGCAQPVRMEGHRLDVHAATGEIVREVVDSDLPAGQLLIRCNNRRATRCAACAEVYRKDTFHLVTAGLSGGKGIGPAVAGHPRVFATFTAPSFGPVHNRPSGGRCRCGNSHPDDDPAFGTPLHPDRYDYRAAVLWNAHAGALWARFTTYLRQQLASRAGISRSALRGCLKVSYAKVAEYQRRGAVHFHAVIRLDGPDGAEDAPPAWGTTELLIDAIRSAARLAETPGPVLDGRPYAFRFGEQLDIRPIRSADFAGTSELSSRAVAAYIAKYATKGAETAGTLDRPVRNPITDLIGSGVTDHARQLILTCWHLGALPELEELRLRKWAHMLGFRGHFSTKSRAYSVTLGALSQERADHNEALARERAAEAGHPLPDPDTVLVLSHWRFAGTGWTDAERFIAHGAPSPDTVRPSAPSAVPVLDSMGDLT
- the purD gene encoding phosphoribosylamine--glycine ligase, producing MKVLVIGTGAREHALCRSLSLDPDVTALHCAPGNAGIAEVAELHRVDPLDGAAVAALATGLGAELVVVGPEAPLVAGVADAVREAGIPVFGPSKEAAQLEGSKAFAKDVMAAAGVPTARSYVCTTEAEAAEALAAFGAPYVVKDDGLAAGKGVVVTDDIDAAQAHAVGCDRVVIEEFLDGPEVSLFAITDGETVVPLQPAQDFKRALDGDEGPNTGGMGAYSPLPWADPKLVDEVLQTVLQPTVDELRRRGTPFSGLLYAGLAITSRGVRVIEFNARFGDPETQVVLARLRTPLAGVLLAAANGTLADLEPLRWSEDAAVTVVVASHNYPGTPRTGDPITGLAEVAAEDAPHAYVLHAGTRQDGDAVVSAGGRVLSVTAVGEDLGAARERAYRAVARIGLDGSQHRTDIAAKAAGAAGAR
- a CDS encoding mobile element transfer protein; this translates as MHRRFRNLRRIGPVNVASYLDRGKHRHLAACTAPRCDFSAEYDSRAAAELAARTHRCSA
- a CDS encoding DNA polymerase III subunit gamma and tau; this translates as MSSLALYRRYRPETFAEVIGQEHVTDPLQQALRNNRVNHAYLFSGPRGCGKTTSARILARCLNCEQGPTPTPCGECQSCRDLARNGPGSIDVIEIDAASHGGVDDARDLREKAFFGPAGSRYKIYIIDEAHMVTSAGFNALLKVVEEPPEHLKFIFATTEPEKVIGTIRSRTHHYPFRLVPPGTLRDYLAEVCGREEIPVEDGVLPLVVRAGAGSVRDSMSVMDQLLAGAGAEGVTYAMATSLLGYTDGSLLDSVVESFATGDGAAAFEVVDRIIEGGNDPRRFVADLLERLRDLVILAAVPDAADKGLIDAPADVVERMQAQAGTFGPAELSRAADVVNDGLTEMRGATSPRLQLELICARVLLPAAYGDERSVMARLDRLERGVSFSAGGGAPAMGYVPGPDAHPYASGSDASAVQVPPGGGPAAARAAVRASGGPAGAAGAGAGAGAGVGAGAGPAPAPAPVAATPEAPAGFVATTAPAAPVPSAAPPAQAPAPAPAAAPEAPAPAGPGAWPAAAPAGGGRRPGGWPTPAAAGSQPGQDTAQRPQQQRQPQPQTQQPQPQPQQQAPAPSAPAPAGGLDPRMLWPNILEAVKNRRRFTWILLSQNAQVTGFDGTTLQLGFVNAGARDNFASTGSEDVLRQALAEQFSVQWKIEAVIDPSGGSAPPPPGGSPGYGGGGAGGGYGNAGPSGGYGGSPAPRPAAPAPQPAAPSPAPAPQAGGTGSAAPAPSPAPRPAPAPVAPEDDVPEDDDPDLDESALSGHELIVRELGATVVEEFTNE
- a CDS encoding site-specific integrase; the encoded protein is MAEQKRTRQPNGASSIYLGNDGKWHGRVTVGVRDDGKPDRRHIERKTKAEVTRAVREMERARDEKKLRKVGQSWTVKAWLEHWVENIAKPYVSENTYDGYEVDVRVHLVPGLGAHKLDRLEPEHLERFYRKMQESGSSAGTAHHVHRTIRVALGEAVRRGHVPTNAAEIAKAPRLEEEDIEPYTIEEVQSLLVEAAKLRNSARWVVALALGLRQGEALGLHWEDVDLDAGYVRIRKNRLRPKYAHGCGADPCGRKAGYCPKREQTRREHKSTKSRAGRRTIGLPDPLIKILRQHWEAQERERIAAGADWEGKGYVFASPTGGPLSPNTDFHVWKRLLRDAGVRDGRLHDARHTAATVLLILGVPDVVIDSIMGWEPGGAARMRARYMHVTGVMLRKVAQQVGDALWTPPGSEENCN
- a CDS encoding SpdD-like protein is translated as MFRPKIPTMPQPTGLVTPPAVVQPTTVTPFAPTPPAPAAPAPSRPAVQLTPGTALALVGGGTAVVLAVGAVLVSMLLAVAVTATSVSVCAVVVRSLLTRR
- a CDS encoding DUF2637 domain-containing protein, whose translation is MRAHLVRVDAVIVQAVIAGALSFSHLHDLASAAGQGGWKAWAYPVSVDLLLVAAWRRMRQLQRAEQASGGPRLWFLVALAASLGANVATAGLLDLDNVPASLRVVVAGWPAVAFFGGTLLAHTPHSQEAPAPPASDTEAGTKPDPVAVDAPDGDALPAPSPDPETAPEIAADPVTAPAPVPAVALPPALVDRVRALADEHRSTTGSPADPDAVRARLGLPPSMTASVAAHL
- a CDS encoding excisionase family DNA-binding protein gives rise to the protein MTTLTAVRPAVLDENFTDPALVLLTVEEAARRLRIGRTTCFRLVMSGEIESVTVGRLRRVPVDALCAYVAKLRRSAAVA